The genomic stretch GAACCGCGGAAACCCGCGCCGCCCGAAGTCGCCCAGCTCAGGGCGTTGCCCTGGCGGTCGGTGATGGTGACGATCGTGTTGTTGAAAGAAGCGTGGACGTGCGCGATGCCATCGGTGACGACGCGCTTGATCTTCTTCTTGGTCTTGGTTGCTGCCGGCTTGGCCATGATGTCTGTTCCTTACTTCCTGATGGCCTTGCGCGGGCCCTTGCGGGTGCGCGCATTGGTGCGGGTGCGCTGGCCACGCAGCGGCAGGCCGCGACGGTGGCGCAGGCCGCGGTAGCAGCCCAGGTCCATCAGACGCTTGATGGCCATGCCGACTTCGCGGCGCAGGTCGCCCTCGACGATGAACTTGCCGACTTCGGCGCGCAGGCGCTCGACTTCCGGCTCGGACAGGTCGCGGATCTTGGTCGACGTGCTCACGCCAGCCGATTCACAGACCTGCTTGGAACGGGTACGGCCAATGCCGTAGATGCTTTGCAGCCCGACCCAGACGTGCTTCTGGGCAGGCAGGTTGACGCCTGCAATACGCGCCATAAGGCGATCTCCGATAAACGAAATGACGCCGAACCGAGAGATTCGACGTGGGAAACGTGAAATTGTAACCCAATCCCGACTTGTCAGGAAGCCAAGGCAAGCCCTGGCCCGGCATGGGGAGTGTGCCCATGCTCCGGCGATGGCCCCGGACTGGCAGCGCCCGGCCCTTGCGGACCCGGCCTGCCCGCGCGCTACTCTGGCGCGCGGATCGGTCCGGAGCCACCCGCACGCGGGATCGTCGCGCGGGTCGCCCATTTGCCGGTTCGCGCGTTCGTCGAACCGGCGGTTGTCACTTGCCCCGCAACGGATGCGGGGACGGCTGCGCGGCCCCGCTTAGCGGGCGCCACGCCCCTTGAGGTTGGCCTTCTTCAGCAGGCTCTCGTACTGGTGCGACATCAGGTGCGCCTGGATCTGCGCGATGAAGTCCATCACCACCACCACCACGATCAGCAGCGAGGTGCCGCCGAAGTAGAACGAGGCGCCCATCTCGGTGCGCATCACTTCCGGCAACAGGCAAACCAGCACCAGGTACAGCGAGCCGGCGGCGGTCAGGCGGGTCAGCACGCCGTCGATGTACTCGCCCGTCGCCTTGCCCGGGCGGATGCCCGGAATCAGCGCGCCGGACTTCTTGAGGTTGTCCGCGGTTTCCTGCGAGTTGAACACCAGCGCCGTATAGAAGAACGCGAAACCGATGATCAGCGCGGCGAGCAGGATCATGTGCAGCGGCTCGCCGGGCGAAAGCATCTGGCTCACCTTCTGCAGCCACACCGTCGCGGAGCTGCCCGACTGGCCGAACCAGGTCGATGCGGTGGCCGGGAACATGATGATCGACGATGCGAAGATCGGCGGGATCACGCCCGACATGTTGAGCTTGAGCGGGAGGAACGAGCTCTGATTCTGGTAGCCACCGCGGGCCCCTTGGCGGCGCGCATAGTTCACGGTGATGCGGCGCTGGCCGCTCTCCATGAACACCACGAACCAGGTCACCCCCAGCACGATCGCGAGGATGAAGAACACGGTGATCCACTGCATGTCGCCGCTGTTGGCCTGCTGCAGGGTGTTGAGCACCGCGCCGGGCAGGCCGGCCACGATGCCGGCGAAGATGATCAGGGAGACGCCGTTGCCGATGCCGCGCTCGGTGACCTGCTCGCCCAGCCACATCAGGAACACCGTGCCGGCCGTCAGCGAAACCACCGCGGTCACCACGAAGCCGAGGCCCGGGTTGTAGACCACGGGCACGCCGCCGCTGGCACCCTGCCCCTGCAGCGCGATGGCGATGCCGGCAGCCTGGAACACCGCCAGGAACACCGAACCGACGCGGGAGTACTGGGTGATCTTGCGGCGCCCCGACTCGCCCTCCTTCTGCAGCGCCTTCAGGCTGGGGAGGATCTGCACCATCAGCTGCATCACGATCGACGCGGAGATGTAAGGCATCACGTTCAGCGCGAACAGGCTGAAACGCGCAAGCGCACCGCCGGAGAACATGTTGAACATGTCCACCACGGTGCCCTTCTGCGAGTCCATCAGCTGGAGCATCGCCTCCGGGTTGACGCCCGGCACCGGAATGTAGCAGCCGATGCGATAGACGATCAGCGCACCGATGACGAACAGGAGGCGCGAGCGAAGTTCGGTGAACTTGCCCGCGCCCATCAGGCCTGCCAATGCTCCCGCACTGCGCGACATGCCGTTCTTACTCCGCCAGCTTGCCGCCGGCCGCTTCGATCGCGGCCTTGGCGCCGGCGGTCGCAGCGATGCCCTTGAGCACGAAGGCCTTGGTCACTTCGCCCTTGGCGACGACCTTGGCGCGCTTGGCGGTGCTGGGGACCAGCTTGGCGGTGCGCAGTGCGGCGAAATCGATCTCGCCGGCCGGCAGCATGTCCAGCTTGTACAGCAGCACTTCGGCGCAGTCCTTGGCCATCTTCGAGCGGAAGCCGATCTTCGGCAGGCGGCGCTGCATCGGGATCTGGCCGCCTTCGAAACCGGCCTTGATCTTGCCCTTGCCGGAACGCGCGAACGAACCCTTGTGACCGCGGCCGGCGGTCTTGCCGAGGCCGGAACCGATGCCGCGACCGACCCGGGTGCGCTCCTTGCGGGCGCCGTCTGCGGGCTTGAGCGTGTTGAGCTTCATGTGATTACTCCTCCACCTTCACAAGGTAGTGGACCTTGTTGATCAGGCCACGAACCTGCGGGCTGTCCTTGAGTTCGCGGACGCTGTTGAGCTTGCCGAGGCCGAGCGCCTTGACCGACAGGCGGTGGCGCGACTGGGTGCCGCGCAGGCCCTTGACCAGGCGGACCTTGATGGTCTTGTCGTTAGCCATTGACCAGATCCTCCACCTTCTTGCCACGCTTGGCCGCGATCTTGGCCGGAGAGTGCATCGACTCCAGGCCCTTGATCGTGGCGCGCACAAGGTTGATCGGATTGCGGGAGCCGACCGCCTTGGCCAGCACGTTCTTGACGCCGACCGCTTCCAGCACGGCGCGCATCGCGCCGCCGGCGATCACGCCGGTACCTTCGGACGCGGGCTGCATGAACACGCGGGCAGCGCCGTGACCGGCCTTGACCTGATGGAACAGGGTGCCGCCATTGAGATCGACCGAGCTCATGCCCTTGCGGGCCTGCTCCATCGACTTCTGGATGGCGACCGGCACTTCGCGCGCCTTGCCATAGCCGAAGCCAACCTTGCCGGCGCCATCACCCACCACGGTCAGCGCGGTGAAGGTGAACTGACGGCCACCCTTGACGGTCTTGCTGACGCGATTGACGGCGATCAGCTTCTCGATCATGCCGTCATCGACTTTTTCCTCGCGGGGACCGCGATCGCGGCCGCGGGATTCGCGCTGTTCTGCCATTTCGATGTCTCGATTGTTGAGGGAATTTGCGGCTTTGCCGCTTATGGTTGTGAAGTACTGCGGGTGTCCCACCAGCGCCGCAACCGGCGATGGCGTCCGATGCTGGCCGCATCGGCAGCAGGCCAAGGCAAGGGACCGGAGCCCCTCGCCCTCAAGCCCTTAGAACTGCAGGCCGCCTTCGCGCGCGGCATCGGCCAGCGCCTTGATGCGACCGTGGTAGCGGTAGCCCGAGCGATCGAAGGCGACGCGCTCGATGCCGGCGGCCTTGGCGCGCTCGGCGATCATCTGGCCCACCTTCGCGGCGGCCTCGGCGTTCTTGCCGTTCTTCAGGCCAGCCATCACGTCGGCCTGCACGGTGGAGGCCGAAGCCAGCACTTTGGCGCCATCGTGGGTGAACACCTGGGCGTACAGGTGCTGGCCGGTGCGCAGCACCGACAGGCGCGGCACGCCGAGTTCGCGGATGTGGGCGCGGGTCGACTTGGCGCGACGCAGGCGAGCGATCTTCTTTTCCATGGTCTTCTTCTCCGAAAGCTGAAGGCGCGATTACGCCTTCTTGGCTTCCTTGCGGATGATGGTCTCGTCGGAATACTTCACGCCCTTGCCCTTGTAGGGCTCCGGCGGGCGGTAACCACGGATCTTGGCGGCAACTTCACCCACCAGCTGCTTGTCGGCGCCCGAGACCAGGATCTCGGTCTGGGTCGGCGTGGTGATGGTGATGCCAGCCGGCGGCGCGAACAGCACGGGGTGGGAAAAACCCAGCGACAGGTTCAGGTCCTGGCCCTGCATGGCGGCGCGATAACCGACGCCGACCAGCTCGAGCTTGCGCTCGAAGCCGGCGCTGACGCCGTGCACCATGTTGGCGACGATCGCACGCAGGGTGCCAGCCATCGGCACCAGCGAGGCATCGCTGGCCGAGAGCAGCGCTTGGCCGTCTTCGATCTTGACTTCGACGCCGGCCGGCTTGGCGATGCTGAGGGTGCCCTTCGGGCCCTTCACGCTGATGGATTCCGGCTGGACGCTGACTTCGACGCCCTTTGCGAGGACGACGGGCTTCTTGGCAACTCGGGACATGTTCGTTACTCCCTTAGGCCACGATGCACAGGACTTCGCCGCCGACGCCCTGCTGGCGCGCCTGCGAGTCGGTCATGATGCCCTTGGAGGTGGAAACGATCGCCACGCCAAGGCCGTTCAGGACCTTCGGCAGCGCATCCTTGCCACGATACTGACGCAGGCCCGAGCGCGACACGCGCTTCAGGGTCTCGATCACCGGCTTGCCCTCGAAGTATTTCAGGGCGATTTCAAGCTCGGCCTTGGCGCCGTTCGGGGTCACGCGTGCGTCGGCGATGTAGCCCTCGTCCTTCAGGACGTTGGCGATCGCGACCTTGACCTTGGAGGACGGCATCTTCACCGCCGGCTTGCCAACCGCGGCCGCATTCCTGATGCGGACCAGCATGTCGGCGATGGGATCAGTCATGCTCATATGGATTCACCTGATGAGTAGCACCGATATCCGCTTTCGCGAAAATCTGTCGGATTGTGGACACCACGGACGAGGAACGCCGCAGCGCTGTTGCAGGCACGAACCCCGCATCGCTGCGGGGTTCGGGAACCGCCACCGCCGCTTCCGCGACAGGTAGCGGATCAGTATAGCAGGTTTTTACCAGCTCGCCTTGCGCAGGCCAGGCACGTCGCCGCGCATGGTGGCTTCGCGCAGCTTGTTGCGACCGAGGCCGAACTTGCTGTAGACCGCACGCGGGCGACCGGTCAGGGCGCAGCGGGTGGTCTGGCGGGACGGCGAGGAGTCGCGCGGCAGCTTCTGCAGCTTGGTCGCGGCCACCATCTTGTCCTCGTAGGAGGCGTCCTGGCTGGCGATGACCTTCTTCAGCGCCTCACGCTTGGCGGCGTGCTGCTTGGCCAGCTTGGCGCGCTTGGCCTCGCGGTTGATCATGGAAGTCTTGGCCATGACGTGTCCTTTAGTTGCGGAACGGGAAGCGGAAGGCCTCGAGCAGGGCCTTGGCCTCGGCGTCGGTCTTCGCGGTGGTGGTGATGGCGATATCCATGCCGCGCATCGCGTCGACGGCGTCGAAGTCGATCTCCGGGAAGATGATCTGCTCCTTCACGCCCATGTTGTAGTTGCCACGACCGTCGAACGAACGGCCCGACACGCCGCGGAAGTCGCGCACGCGCGGCAGCGAGATGTTGATCAGGCGATCCAGGAACTCGAACATCTGGGCGCGGCGCAGGGTGACCTTGCAACCGATCGGCCAGCCGTCGCGGATCTTGAACGAAGCGACCGACACGCGCGACTTGGTGACCACCGGCTTCTGGCCGGAGATCTTGGTCATGTCGGCGACGGCGTTCTCAAGCACCTTCTTGTTGGTCGCCGCTTCGCCAACGCCCATGTTCAGCGTGACCTTGACGAGCTTCGGGACCTGCATCGGATTGGTGTAGCCGAACTGCTGCATCAGCTTCGGCACCACTTCTTCCTTGTAGAACTTTTCGAGACGGGTGGTCATGTCAGATAGCCTCGCCGCTGGAGCGGAACACGCGGATGCGCTTTCCATTCTCGAGCACCTTGGTGGCAACGCGTTCGCCCTTGCCCGTCGCCGGGTTCAGGAGCATCACGTTGGAAATGTGGATCGACGCCTCGCGCTCGACCACGCCGCCGGGCTGGCCGGCCTGCGGGTTGGGCTTGGTGTGGCGCTTGACCAGGTTCAGGTTGGCAACGTAGACGCGCTCGCCATCGACGCGCACGACTTCGCCAGTCTGGCCCTTGATCTTCTTGTTGCCGGTGGTCACGACCACCTGGTCGCCCTTGCGGATACGGTTCATGTTCTTCCTTCCTCCGCTCAGAGCACTTCAGGCGCGAGCGAGACGATCTTCATGAACTTCTCGGTACGCAGCTCACGGGTAACGGGCCCGAAGATGCGAGTGCCGATCGGCTCTTGCTTGTTGTTCAGCAGCACGGCGGCGTTGCCGTCGAAGCGGATCAGCGAACCGTCCGCGCGGCGCACGCCCTTCCGGGTGCGGACCACGACGGCGTCGTAGACGTCGCCCTTCTTCACCTTGCCGCGCGGAATCGCTTCCTTCACCGACACCTTGATGATGTCGCCGATGCCGGCGTAACGGCGCTTCGAGCCGCCGAGCACCTTGATGCACATCAGTTCCTTGGCACCCGAGTTGTCGGCAACGTCGAGAAAGCTCTGCATCTGGATCATGGCTGTCTCTCCTGCTTACTCGGCGGCACGCGTGATGACTTCCACCACGCGCCAGTTCTTGGTCTTGGACATCGGTGCGCATTCCGCCACGCGGACGACGTCACCTTCGTTGCAGGTGTTGTCGGCGTCGTGGGCGTGCAGCTTGGTCGAGCGACGGATGTACTTGCCGTACAACGCGTGCTTGACCTGGCGCTCGACGAGCACCGTCACGGTCTTGTCCATCTTGTTGCTGACGACGCGGCCTTCGACCGTGTGCAGCTTCTTGGTTTGTTCAGTCATGTCTGCCTTCCTTACTTCGACGCGCTGTTCTGCAGCGCGCCAAGCAGCGTGTTGACGCGAGCGATCTCGCGGCGCACGCGGCGGGGCTCGTTGGTCTTGGACGGGGGCAGCTGGCCGGTGGCCTTCTGCATCCGCAGCGCGAAGCGCTCCTTCTGCAGCTCGACCAGATGGGCCTTCAGCTCGTCCGCCGACTTCTGACGCAGTTGCTTGAGTTCCATCAGCGCACCGTCCGGGTCACGAAAGTGGTGGTGACCGAGAGCTTGGCCGAAGCCAGGCGGAACGCCTCGCGCGCGATTTCCTCGCTGACGCCCTCGATCTCGTAGATCATGCGGCCGGGCTGGATCTGGGCGACCCAGTACTCCACGTTGCCCTTACCGGAGCCCATGCGGACTTCGATCGGCTTCTTGGTGATCGGCTTGTCGGGGAACACGCGGATCCACATCTTGCCGCCACGCTTCACGTAACGGCTGATGGAACGGCGCGCGGCCTCGATCTGGCGAGCGGTGAGCTGGCCGGTGGCGGTCGCCTTCAGGCCGAACTCGCCGAAGCTGACCGCGTTGGCGCTCCAGCTCAGGCCCTCATTCCGGCCCTTGTGGACCTTGCGGTATTTGGTTCGCTTGGGTTGCAACATGATTTATTCCCTCGCTTCGCCGCGCTCGGCGCGGTCGCCACGGTCACGGCGCGGACCACGCGGACGCTCACGGTCACGGTCGCCGCCACGCGGTGCCGGGGTGTCGTCCTGCTTCTCCTGGCCAACCTGGGAGAAATCGAAGATCTCGCCCTTGTAGACCCACACCTTGATGCCGATGATGCCGTACGTGGTCTTCGCTTCCGCGAAGCCGTAATCGATGTCCGCACGCAGGGTGTGCAGCGGCACGCGGCCTTCGCGGTACCACTCGGAACGGGCGATCTCAGCACCGTTCAGGCGGCCGGCCACGTTGACCTTGATGCCCAGCGCACCGAGGCGCATCGCGTTGCCCACCGCGCGCTTCATGGCGCGGCGGAACATGATGCGGCGCTCCAGCTGCTGGGCGATGGACTCGGCCACCAGCTGCGCGTCGAGTTCCGGCTTGCGGACTTCGGTGACGTTGATGTGCGCCGGCACGCCGAGCACATCGGACACTTCCTTGCGCAGCTTCTCGATGTCCTCGCCTCGCTTGCCGATCACCACGCCCGGACGGGCGGTGTGGATGGTCACGCGGGCGTTGTTGGCGGGACGCTCGATCAGGATCTTGCTGATGCCGGCCTGGGCCAGCTTCTTGCGCAGCATGTCGCGGACGCGGAGGTCGGCCGACAGGAACTCGGCGAACTGCTTCTTGCCGGCATACCACTTGGAGTTCCAGTCCTTGGCGATGCCCAGGCGGATGCCGATCGGATTGACTTTGTGACCCATGATTACTTGCCCTCGCCCACGACCACGGTGATGTGGCTGGTGCGCTTGGTGATGCGCGTGCCACGGCCCTTCGCACGCGCCATGAAGCGCTTCAGCGAGGGACCCTCATCGACCATGATGGTCTTGACCTTGAGCTCGTCCGCATCGGCGCCGTTGTTGTTCTCGGCGTTCGAAGCAGCCGAGAACACGACCTTGTAGATCATGCCGGCGGCCTTCTTGTCCGAGAACTTCAGCAGATCGAGCGCACGGGCCACGGGGAGGCCGCGCACCTGGTCAGCGACCAGGCGGACCTTCTGGGCGGAGATGCGCGCACTGCGCAGGACGGCTTTCGCTTCCATGGTCATCTCCTTACTTCCCCTTCTTGTCGCCGCCATGACCCTTGAACGTACGGGTCACGGCGAATTCGCCAAGCTTGTGGCCAATCATGTTCTCGTTGACCAGCACCGGAACATGGTTCTTGCCGTTGTGCACGGCGATGGTGAACCCGATCATTTCCGGCAGGATCGTCGAGCGACGCGACCAGGTCTTGATCGGCTTCTTGCTGCTACCCGCGGTCTCCACCTTCTTCTGCAGATGGTGGTCGATGAACGGGCCTTTCTTGAGTGAACGTGCCATTGCCGATTAGCTCCTGCGATCGCGCACGATGAACTGCTGGGTGCGCTTGTTCTTGCGGGTCTTGTAACCCTTGGTCGGCACGCCCCACGGGGTGACCGGATGCGGGTTGCCCTGGCCTGCCTTCGCCTCACCACCACCGTGCGGGTGGTCGACCGGGTTCATGGCCGCGCCGCGGACGGTCGGCTTGACGCCGCGCCAGCGTGCGGCACCGGCCTTGCCGAGCTTCTGCAGGCCATGCTCGTCATTGCTGACTTCGCCGATGGTCGCGCGGCACTCGGCCGGCACCTTGCGCATTTCGCCGGAGCGCAGGCGCAGGGTGGCGTAGACGCCTTCGCGGGCGACCAACTGCACGCCGGCGCCAGCGGCACGGGCGAGCTGCGCGCCCTTGCCCGGCTTCATCTCGATGCAGTGGATCGTGGAACCCACCGGGATGTTGCGCAGCGGCAGGGTGTTGCCGGCCTTGATCGGGGCGTCGCGGCCCGCGATCACCTGGTCGCCGGCCTTGAGGCCCTTCGGTGCGATGATGTAGCGGCGCTCGCCGTCGGCGTAGCACAGCAGCGCGATGTGCGCGGTGCGGTTGGGATCGTACTCGATGCGCTCGACGCGGGCCGGGATGCCCTCCTTGTCGCGCTTGAAGTCGATGATGCGGTAATGCTGCTTGTGCCCACCACCGATGTGGCGGGTGGTGATGCGGCCGTGGTGGTTGCGACCACCGGTCCGGCTCTGCTTTTCAACCAGCGGCGCGTAGGGCGCGCCCTTGTGCAGATCCGGCGTCACCACGCGGACCATCGAGCGACGGCCGGCCGAGGTGGGCTTGAATGTCATCAGTGCCATGGTTCGTTCCTCAGGCCGAGGCCGTCATCACGTCGATCGCCTGGCCTTCGGCCAGGGTGACGTACGCCTTGCGCCAATCGCCGCGACGGCCCTGGCGGAACTTGAAGGACTTGGACTTGCCCTTCACGTTCACCACGTTGACCGCCTCGACCTTGACGTCGAAGATCTTCTCGACCGCCGCCTTGACATCAGCCTTGGTGGCGGTCTTCGCGATTTCGAAGACGTATTGGTTGGAGACTTCCTGCAGGCGCGCGGTCTTTTCGGACACGCGCGGCGCACGGATCACTTCGTACAGGTTTGCGGCGCTCATGCCAGCCACTCCTCGATCTTCTTCACCGCGTCGGTGGTCACCAGCACGGTATCGGCGCCGACCAGGGCGACCGGATCCAGGCCCTGCACGTCACGTACCTGCACGTAGGGCAGGTTGCGAGCGGACAGGTACAGGTTGTCGGTCGCTTCCTCGGTGACGATCAGCGGACGCTTGCCGGCCTTCAGCTCGGCGAGCTTGGCCACCAGGCCCTTGGTCTTCGGCGCGTCGATGTCGAACGACTCGACCACGGTGATCCGGCCCTGGCGGTTCAGCTCGGACAGGATCGACGAGATCGCAGCGCGGTACATCTTGCGGTTGACCTTCTGCGCGAAGCTGCGCGGCTTGGCCGCGAAGGTCACGCCGCCACCGACGAAGATCGGGGCCGTCAGGGCGCCATGACGCGCGCCGCCACCCTTCTGCTTCTTCGACTTCTTGGTGGTGCCATTGACTTCCGAACGGGTCTTCTGGGCCTTGGTGCCGGCACGACCAGCGTTGCGGTACGCCACGACGACCTGATGGACTAGGTCTTCACTGAAGGCGCGATCGAACACTGCCTCGGAGACCGCCAGCTTGGCGCCGCCATTGATATTCAGTTCCATGATCAGACTCCCTTGCTCGTCGGGCGCACGATCACGTCGCCGCCCGGCGCACCCGGAATCGCGCCACGCACGGCGATCAGGCCGCGCTCGGCGTCGACCTTCACGACCCGCAGGTTCTGCGTGGTCTGGGTGACGTGGCCCATGTGGCCGGCCATCTTCTTGCCCGGGAACACGCGGCCCGGCGTCTGGCGCTGGCCGATCGAACCCGGCGCGCGATGCGACAGCGAGTTACCGTGGGTGGCATCACCCATCTTGAAGTTCCAGCGCTTGATCGTGCCCTGGAAGCCCTTGCCCTTGGTCACGCCCTGGACGTCGACGATCTGGCCCTCACTGAAAATGTCGGCCTTGATCTCGCCACCCACCTCGAAACCACCGATCTGGTCAGCTTCAACGCGCAGCTCCCACAGGCCACGACCCGCTTCCACCTTGGCCTTGGCCAGGTGGCCGGTGGCCGGCTTGGTCAGCAGGCTGGCGCGCTTGACGCCCGCGGTCACCTGCACGGCGCTGTAGCCGTCGGTTTCCACGGTCTTGATCTGGGTGATGCGGTTCGGCGTGGCTTCGATCAGG from Thermomonas sp. XSG encodes the following:
- the rplC gene encoding 50S ribosomal protein L3; translation: MSAKKYSLGIVGRKAGMSRMFTEDGKAVPVTLIEATPNRITQIKTVETDGYSAVQVTAGVKRASLLTKPATGHLAKAKVEAGRGLWELRVEADQIGGFEVGGEIKADIFSEGQIVDVQGVTKGKGFQGTIKRWNFKMGDATHGNSLSHRAPGSIGQRQTPGRVFPGKKMAGHMGHVTQTTQNLRVVKVDAERGLIAVRGAIPGAPGGDVIVRPTSKGV